A genomic window from Triplophysa dalaica isolate WHDGS20190420 chromosome 24, ASM1584641v1, whole genome shotgun sequence includes:
- the LOC130413737 gene encoding uncharacterized protein LOC130413737 isoform X1, which translates to MSHSKEITFLPTEEVTHGDFQEDSDAERTTLSQQADADEQVEDTSQATQSQVGVDDTQMIPGIRKSGRIQKLTEKGKALLDDKLKDLTVSFVKMYRRWKYHINGLKRSIKNNDADDLIEEIVNAINTAQVDMDITYLKIRAISTPEPDIRRMNDTCQAFTRIANTNVQHFRSDDDTQIITWPDAKSVFESTVSSGSSVQTAKSKVPSQVSRHSSILSLNAKQAAAEVVATQEMMKITNAQHQQKEEIQRLEVEDQILKAEREAIEKEIEAESAKKRAQFIAESADRKMKLEGKKREVQRLEELKGHVAAQARLQVYSESVDPPLALNPLMDQFFPSQAPVSQALLAQQAKPSQVQHPHEVTATKSPLLYPSMYTSCSVPQPTTQAFLTSHEATNDLVRTLAEAITANRVPIPEPEVFKGDPLKYNDWKLSFFTLIERKNLLAQEKLFFLRKYVGGPAKKAIEGHFLVGTETAYRAAWDILEDRFGNPFIVAKSYRDKIHTWHKIAPKDSENLREFVDFLSSVESAMPYVQGLQTLNDCVENQRITVKLPDWLSSRWNREATIYQDGHKMFPDFRYFVRFLNMESRIACNPITSLYAVKSTDQERSKPTEREQSKYQRNQNFSAKTFTTNTIEKTSSTCMFCKKKGHTLHRCLKIREKPVEERVKFVQLEKLCFGCLRIGHNSRACTSRSVCDLCGKHHPTCLHQDRGKKNQEQAVRIKPERPNENGGHTNQQSESIEIQQATSNRVVQEKSSTHTSSIVPVYVSTAMEPDKEVLVYALLDSQSDTTFILKDAAVTLGARKESVKLKVSTITSKTKVVNSQRVQGLQVRGISSDTKIKLPTTYTRDYIPANRSHIPTRTTAKSWPHLEHLADEMSPELDCEVGLLIGYNCPQALLPRDVISGNETQPYAQKSVLGWSIIGYSSTGVDYDHEDEIGVSHRIIIKKVQPATKAFTELKSEVHFVYRTQVKEMITPADILKVFEADFTEKFSEEVLISQGDIKFLVKLKEGIKQKPNGHYEMPLPFKEEKPSLPNNKVCAQHRLRCLGKRLKKDNQYHKDYVAFMEDIITRGDAEKVPESELNDRTTWYIPHHGVYHPQKPGKIRVVFDCSAKFQNTSLNEHLLTGPDLTNTLVGVLCRFRKGRVAIMCDVERMFHQFHVAPSDQDYLRFLWWERGDMEAPPSVFRMKVHLFGAASSPGCANFGLKHLAAEGEGKFSEATVRFIQRNFYVDDGLTSLDSEEEAIELVREARDLCNTGKLHLHKFITSNKKVLATIPKQELAEVVADLDMALGEHKMERALGVQWCISSDKFQFKVRVKDHPFTRRGVLSTVASIFDPLGFVAPIILKGKQILQRMCQDKVGWDEQLPDDLRPRWEAWLQDLHNLSVVEIPRHYMPLAAKEVQQCELHHFSDASVSGYGMCSYLRVVSKSGEVQCALVMAKARVAPTKLTTIPRLELSAAVVATRSSDLLRREMEMENLQEYFWTDSKVVLGYINNNERRFHVFVANRIQQIKSSTEPSQWRYVCSENNPADHASRGLMAKELVESNWFTGPRFLWQKDLPKEEEFKVRELNEDDPEIKRAQVHTTEANEEKSLLDRLQKFSDWKRVVRAIARLKRLAKEVKGLKTRSNEVTTLEERMEAEQFIIHAVQEEAFSDEIKALKQKKEVQRNKSTKLHKLNPFKDSQDILRVGGRLTQATLHPHVKHPAILPKGHHVSRLLIKHYHEKVKHQGRGMTINELRSGGIWIMGCSSEVSSLIFKCIKCRKYRKCNQEQKMADLPPERMEATPPFTYSGMDCFGPFYCKDGRKELKRYGLLFTCMCSRAIHIEVLDDLSTDAFLNALRCFIAIRGNVSQLRSDQGTNFVGARNEFQELMKGMDQERVKELGCNFFMNTPASSHMGGVWERQIRTVRNVLTAILDQSSGRLDSSSLRTFLYEVMAIVNSRPLTTEHLNDPLGPEPLTPNHILTMKSSIIAPPPGEFVREDLYLQKRWKRVQFLSNEFWTRWRKEYLLNLQQRSKWNKDRRNAKVNDIVLLQDDDAPRNKWKLAKVVEVFQGSDGRVRKLKLLLSDTALDIRGARSHKPVYLERSIHKTVLLLEAE; encoded by the coding sequence ATGTCACACTCAAAGGAAATCACCTTTCTTCCTACTGAAGAGGTCACTCATGGAGACTTTCAAGAAGATAGTGACGCAGAAAGGACTACCCTATCACAGCAAGCTGACGCTGATGAGCAAGTTGAAGACACATCGCAGGCCACACAATCTCAGGTTGGTGTGGATGACACACAAATGATTCCTGGAATTAGGAAATCTGGACGCATACAAAAGCTCACTGAAAAGGGCAAAGCTCTGTTAGATGACAAATTGAAAGATCTAACTGTAAGTTTTGTAAAGATGTACAGAAGATGGAAGTATCATATCAATGGCTTAAAACGGTCCATTAAGAATAATGATGCTGATGATCTGATTGAGGAGATTGTAAATGCAATCAATACCGCACAAGTGGACATGGACATTACTTACCTCAAAATAAGAGCAATTTCAACTCCTGAACCAGACATTCGGAGAATGAATGACACATGCCAGGCATTTACTAGGATTGCAAATACAAATGTTCAACATTTCCGCAGTGATGATGATACACAAATCATAACTTGGCCTGATGCTAAATCAGTATTTGAAAGCACAGTGTCTAGTGGTTCCTCCGTTCAAACCGCTAAGTCAAAGGTTCCTTCCCAAGTATCCAGACACTCTTCTATCCTGTCCCTTAATGCAAAACAGGCGGCAGCCGAAGTTGTGGCTACGCAAGAAATGATGAAGATAACAAATGCACAACATCAGCAGAAGGAAGAAATTCAAAGACTTGAGGTGGAAGATCAAATCTTGAAGGCTGAAAGAGAAGCTATAGAAAAGGAAATTGAAGCAGAGAGTGCTAAAAAAAGAGCTCAGTTCATAGCAGAAAGTGCTGATAGAAAAATGAAGCTGgaaggaaaaaagagagaagtACAAAGGCTAGAAGAACTTAAAGGGCATGTTGCGGCTCAAGCAAGACTGCAGGTTTATTCAGAATCTGTCGATCCACCACTAGCACTTAACCCTTTAATGGATCAATTTTTTCCCTCTCAAGCACCAGTCTCACAAGCTCTACTTGCGCAACAAGCCAAGCCCAGTCAAGTCCAGCACCCTCATGAGGTTACAGCCACTAAATCCCCTCTCCTATATCCCTCCATGTACACCTCATGTTCTGTTCCACAGCCAACCACTCAAGCCTTTTTAACCTCTCATGAAGCTACCAATGACCTTGTGAGAACTCTTGCTGAAGCAATCACAGCTAATCGAGTTCCAATCCCAGAACCTGAAGTTTTCAAAGGAGATCCTCTCAAGTACAATGATTGGAAGCTTTCCTTCTTTACTCTGATTGAGCGCAAGAACCTGCTAGCTCAAGAAAAGCTCTTCTTTCTACGCAAGTACGTTGGTGGCCCAGCCAAGAAAGCTATTGAAGGCCATTTCCTTGTAGGAACAGAAACCGCTTATCGTGCTGCCTGGGACATACTTGAAGACAGATTTGGTAATCCATTCATAGTTGCCAAGTCATACCGTGACAAGATACATACATGGCATAAAATTGCCCCCAAGGATAGCGAAAATCTTCGTGAGTTTGTTGATTTTCTGAGCAGTGTGGAATCAGCTATGCCATATGTTCAAGGTCTACAAACTCTCAACGACTGTGTGGAAAACCAAAGGATTACTGTCAAGCTCCCGGATTGGTTGAGCTCACGCTGGAATAGAGAAGCAACAATCTATCAGGATGGACACAAAATGTTCCCGGACTTTAGATATTTTGTAAGATTTCTCAATATGGAGTCTCGTATTGCATGCAACCCCATCACATCATTGTATGCTGTGAAGTCAACTGACCAAGAAAGATCAAAGCCAACAGAACGAGAACAGTCTAAGTATCAACGAAATCAAAACTTTAGTGCTAAGACTTTCACCACTAATACAATTGAGAAGACAAGCAGCACATGCATGTTTTGTAAGAAGAAAGGCCATACTCTCCATAGGTGTCTCAAGATTAGGGAAAAACCTGTTGAAGAAAGAGTTAAGTTTGTACAACTGGAGAAATTGTGTTTTGGCTGCCTTAGGATAGGCCATAACTCCAGAGCGTGTACATCCAGGAGTGTGTGTGACTTATGTGGAAAACATCACCCTACTTGCCTACATCAAGATCGTGGGAAGAAAAACCAAGAACAAGCTGTAAGAATAAAACCAGAAAGGCCAAATGAAAACGGAGGACACACCAACCAACAGTCTGAATCAATTGAAATACAGCAAGCTACCTCTAACAGAGTTGTTCAAGAGAAAAGCAGCACTCACACTTCATCTATTGTTCCAGTCTATGTCTCCACGGCAATGGAACCAGACAAGGAAGTTTTAGTGTATGCGTTACTTGATAGTCAGAGTGACACAACCTTCATCCTGAAGGATGCAGCTGTTACATTGGGTGCCAGGAAAGAGTCAGTAAAACTTAAAGTGTCCACaataacatcaaaaacaaaagtggTGAATAGCCAAAGGGTGCAAGGACTACAGGTAAGAGGCATCAGCTCTGACACTAAAATCAAACTCCCAACAACTTATACCAGAGATTACATACCAGCAAACAGATCCCATATACCCACAAGAACTACCGCAAAGTCTTGGCCTCACTTAGAACATTTGGCAGATGAAATGTCTCCTGAGCTTGATTGTGAAGTGGGATTGTTAATCGGCTATAACTGTCCACAAGCCTTACTTCCCAGAGATGTCATCTCGGGCAATGAAACCCAGCCATATGCACAAAAGTCTGTGTTGGGTTGGAGCATTATCGGCTACAGCAGCACTGGTGTGGATTATGATCATGAGGATGAAATCGGTGTGAGCCACCGTATCATCATAAAGAAAGTTCAGCCAGCTACCAAGGCTTTTACTGAGCTCAAGTCTGaggtacattttgtttatagaaCTCAAGTCAAGGAAATGATCACTCCAGCAGATATACTCAAGGTCTTTGAGGCAGATTTTACTGAGAAGTTCAGTGAAGAAGTTCTAATATCACAAGGAGATATTAAGTTCTTGGTGAAGCTGAAAGAAGGAATCAAGCAAAAGCCAAATGGACATTACGAAATGCCATTGCCTTTTAAGGAAGAGAAACCAAGCCTGCCAAACAACAAAGTGTGTGCACAACATCGACTCAGATGTCTGGGAAAACGTCTTAAGAAAGATAATCAATATCACAAGGATTATGTGGCTTTTATGGAGGACATCATAACAAGAGGTGATGCTGAAAAGGTTCCAGAGTCAGAGTTAAACGATCGGACCACGTGGTATATCCCTCACCATGGGGTTTATCATCCCCAAAAGCCAGGAAAGATTCGTGTGGTATTTGATTGCTCGGCTAAGTTTCAGAATACATCGCTGAATGAGCATCTACTCACCGGGCCAGACCTTACAAATACCCTTGTAGGGGTCTTGTGTCGCTTCCGCAAAGGACGAGTAGCCATCATGTGTGATGTAGAGCGGATGTTCCATCAATTTCATGTCGCACCAAGTGACCAAGACTATCTCAGATTCCTGTGGTGGGAAAGAGGCGATATGGAGGCTCCACCTTCAGTGTTCCGCATGAAGGTTCACTTGTTCGGTGCTGCATCGTCACCTGGATGCGCAAACTTTGGGCTCAAACACCTGGCTGCAGAAGGTGAAGGCAAGTTTAGTGAAGCTACAGTGAGGTTTATTCAGCGCAATTTTTATGTTGATGATGGATTAACAAGTTTGGACAGTGAAGAAGAAGCTATCGAGCTTGTTAGAGAGGCAAGAGACCTCTGCAACACTGGTAAACTCCACTTACACAAATTCATTACCAGTAACAAGAAGGTGCTTGCCACAATCCCAAAGCAAGAACTTGCAGAAGTTGTAGCTGACCTGGACATGGCCTTGGGTGAGCACAAGATGGAGCGGGCTCTCGGGGTCCAATGGTGCATTAGCTCAGATAAGTTCCAGTTCAAAGTGAGGGTAAAGGATCATCCTTTCACCAGAAGAGGAGTATTGTCAACAGTGGCCTCAATTTTTGATCCTCTTGGATTTGTGGCACCTATCATTCTAAAAGGTAAACAGATTCTACAAAGGATGTGCCAAGACAAGGTGGGATGGGATGAGCAGCTTCCTGATGATCTCAGGCCGCGTTGGGAAGCGTGGCTCCAAGACCTTCATAATCTTTCAGTGGTAGAGATACCACGGCACTACATGCCATTGGCAGCTAAGGAAGTTCAACAGTGTGAGCTTCACCATTTTTCCGATGCCAGTGTTTCCGGCTATGGAATGTGTTCTTACCTTAGGGTTGTTTCGAAGTCTGGAGAAGTCCAGTGTGCTCTTGTTATGGCAAAGGCAAGGGTTGCACCGACAAAGTTAACAACGATCCCAAGACTGGAACTCTCAGCTGCAGTCGTGGCCACAAGGTCGAGTGACCTGCTAAGGAGAGAAATGGAGATGGAAAATCTACAGGAATACTTTTGGACCGATTCCAAGGTCGTCCTTGGTTACATTAACAATAATGAAAGGCGATTTCATGTATTCGTAGCCAATCGGATCCAGCAGATCAAATCGAGCACAGAACCAAGTCAATGGCGATATGTTTGCTCAGAAAATAACCCGGCTGACCATGCCTCTCGCGGACTCATGGCAAAGGAGCTTGTAGAGTCTAACTGGTTTACGGGACCTCGTTTCTTGTGGCAAAAGGACCTTCCTAAGGAGGAAGAGTTTAAGGTGAGAGAACTCAATGAGGATGACCCAGAAATCAAAAGAGCACAAGTTCACACAACTGAAGCAAATGAGGAAAAGTCCCTATTAGACCGACTTCAGAAGTTTTCGGACTGGAAAAGAGTCGTAAGAGCCATAGCAAGACTTAAGCGTCTTGCAAAGGAGGTGAAAGGTCTAAAAACAAGATCCAATGAAGTTACGACACTTGAAGAAAGAATGGAGGCTGAACAATTCATAATCCATGCAGTTCAAGAAGAAGCGTTCAGTGATGAAATCAAGGCtcttaaacaaaagaaagaggtACAAAGGAACAAGTCAACCAAACTGCACAAGTTGAACCCTTTCAAGGACAGTCAAGATATCCTGAGGGTGGGAGGTAGATTGACACAAGCAACACTCCATCCTCATGTCAAACACCCAGCTATCCTCCCCAAAGGACATCATGTGTCTCGATTGTTGATAAAGCACTATCATGAGAAGGTGAAGCATCAGGGTCGTGGAATGACCATCAATGAATTACGCTCCGGTGGGATTTGGATCATGGGGTGTAGTAGTGAAGTTTCATCACTCATTTTCAAGTGCATCAAATgcagaaaatacagaaaatgtaatcaAGAACAAAAAATGGCCGACCTTCCCCCAGAGAGAATGGAAGCTACCCCTCCATTTACCTATAGTGGTATGGACTGTTTCGGAccattttattgtaaagatgGAAGGAAAGAACTAAAGAGGTATGGGCTTCTATTCACCTGCATGTGTTCACGTGCCATCCACATTGAGGTATTGGATGACCTTTCCACTGATGCTTTCCTAAACGCGTTGCGCTGTTTTATTGCTATAAGAGGCAATGTAAGTCAACTACGAAGTGACCAAGGCACAAACTTTGTGGGGGCACGCAATGAATTCCAAGAATTAATGAAAGGAATGGATCAAGAACGTGTGAAAGAGTTGGGATGCAACTTCTTCATGAACACACCTGCTTCCAGTCACATGGGTGGGGTCTGGGAGAGGCAGATTCGGACTGTGAGAAATGTTCTCACAGCCATTCTAGACCAGTCTTCTGGAAGATTAGACAGCTCTTCATTAAGAACATTCCTGTATGAAGTGATGGCTATAGTGAACAGTCGACCATTGACCACGGAACATCTTAATGATCCTTTAGGTCCTGAACCCCTAACTCCAAACCATATATTGACAATGAAGTCGTCAATAATCGCACCACCACCTGGTGAGTTTGTAAGGGAAGATCTCTATCTTCAGAAAAGATGGAAGAGAGTTCAGTTCTTGTCTAATGAATTTTGGACCAGATGGAGAAAGGAGTATTTGCTGAATCTGCAGCAGAGGAGCAAATGGAACAAGGACAGGAGAAATGCTAAAGTGAATGACATTGTCCTGTTGCAAGATGATGACGCACCAAGAAATAAGTGGAAGCTGGCGAAGGTAGTTGAAGTCTTCCAAGGATCTGACGGAAGAGTCAGAAAACTCAAACTGTTACTTAGTGACACAGCACTAGACATTAGAGGCGCACGCTCACATAAGCCAGTTTATTTAGAAAGGTCAATACACAAAACAGTACTACTGCTTGAGGCCGAATAA